The following are from one region of the Longimicrobiaceae bacterium genome:
- a CDS encoding type II toxin-antitoxin system VapC family toxin has product MEALGPGPVAVDTAVFIYFAEEHPAFLPPARQIFAAADRGDLEVVTSEITLLEVLVVPYRAGNLPLAARYEALLTRSRGVRLVLLDRVLLRTAAQLRAVHGIRTPDALQLAAALTARCSAFLTNDRRLPTVPGLPVVQLSDHA; this is encoded by the coding sequence ATGGAAGCCCTCGGCCCCGGCCCCGTAGCCGTGGACACCGCGGTCTTCATCTACTTCGCCGAGGAGCACCCGGCCTTCCTTCCGCCGGCCCGGCAGATCTTCGCCGCCGCCGACCGGGGAGACCTGGAGGTCGTGACCTCGGAGATCACCCTCCTCGAGGTCCTCGTCGTTCCCTATCGTGCGGGGAATCTCCCCCTGGCGGCGCGCTACGAGGCCCTCCTGACGCGGAGCCGTGGCGTGCGCCTGGTGCTCCTGGACCGCGTCCTGCTTCGAACGGCCGCCCAGCTGCGGGCCGTCCACGGCATCCGGACGCCCGACGCGCTTCAGCTCGCGGCGGCGCTGACGGCTCGCTGCTCGGCGTTCCTCACCAACGACCGGAGGCTCCCCACCGTCCCGGGGCTGCCGGTCGTACAGCTCTCCGACCACGCGTGA